A single region of the Branchiostoma lanceolatum isolate klBraLanc5 chromosome 1, klBraLanc5.hap2, whole genome shotgun sequence genome encodes:
- the LOC136428310 gene encoding uncharacterized protein, producing MATLPHLCAVLVAVLVCASLELVPKAVAEEPNRSVLREEGHEQDKGPTLRLLPIPVDFADEDTVLVAGPRQEVPGDSPYSVPWVPSDGTVASPRLATHLPINLITDDLLSVLRGKRGERGRRGRIVRVYDRVTRRWYRYFIPSLSMNNVFGQFRPAGTSRRARSGSYRDSARVTGHADSGTAYGQGADTPREGGGRAWLGDAEGGTGPFADHGYY from the exons ATGGCCACTCTCCCTCATCTGTGCGCTGTCCTGGTAGCAGTACTAGTGTGTGCGAGTCTAGAGTTGGTCCCTAAAGCGGTCGCCGAAGAGCCGAATAGATCTGTGTTACGGGAGGAAGGGCATGAGCAAGACAAGGGGCCGACGCTTCGACTACTGCCGATTCCCGTCGACTTTGCGGACGAAGACACCGTCCTAGTGGCCGGGCCTCGGCAAGAAGTTCCCGGGGACAGTCCGTACTCCGTCCCGTGGGTGCCGTCCGACGGTACGGTGGCGAGCCCCCGACTGGCCACTCATCTACCGATCAATCTCATCACCGATGACCTTCTCAGCGTCCTGCGCGGCAAGCGAGGCGAGAGGGGGCGACGAGGGAGGATC GTGCGGGTGTACGACCGCGTCACCCGCCGCTGGTACCGGTACTTCATCCCCTCCCTCTCCATGAACAACGTCTTCGGGCAGTTCCGGCCGGCCGGGACCTCCAGACGAGCCCGCAGCGGCTCCTACCGCGACTCCGCCCGAGTGACCGGCCACGCCGACTCGGGGACCGCCTACGGACAGGGCGCCGACACTCCGCGGGAAGGAGGCGGCAGGGCCTGGCTGGGGGACGCCGAGGGAGGGACCGGCCCCTTCGCGGACCACGGCTACTACTGA